From Acipenser ruthenus unplaced genomic scaffold, fAciRut3.2 maternal haplotype, whole genome shotgun sequence:
GTGCTGGCTATCGGGGAGGTGGGGGGCTGTCAGAACAAGCCAAGCTGACAGAGGAGTTAATTTCTCTGGAGAGATGTGTTCTGGCTATCGGGGAGGAGGGGAACTGTCAGAACAAGCCAAGCTGACAGAGGAGTTCAATTCTCTGTTTTCTGTCACCCCTGGCAACCCTACTGTATTTACATGCAGCTCTTCACAATAGTGCGCAATAGATTTTACACCTCAGTGTGCAGAATGTAATCCAGCTCTCTTCTTTTCACAGAGTCTGTGAAGCGAGAGGTCCTTAAATCAGGTATGTAGACTGTGTGTAAATCCACAGCCTGACTCaccccagcacagccctgctGGTTAGTGTGTGCTGCACATCTTCTGAACTGTAGAAAGTACAGGAGGAGTGATTGTAAAATAATGCtctctttatttctgtgttctaGAATGGAAGTGGATCCGCAGCTCAGCAGGTATGTGTCTCTTCAATGGATTCCTTTCACAGTGGAGGATAAGAGCAGCGAGGAGCCCCGTCtcactcactgtgtttacatcTAATAAAAAGTGACTCCATGTTAGCAGGTTCATGTAAACCCTGCATGCTAAAGGTGTTGGTGACCATGGAATTGACCTCGTATGAATGCCACACTAAGTCATGAGATTTCTACTGTAGAGACACAACACTTTGATTAAACTGTCTTCATTTTTGGTaaacagctgtattctttgagtTTCTTTACTGGAGTCCAGTAACAATTACCCCTTTGCTGCCACTTTGTTTTTTTACCTCTGGTTATATAATTGATAGAGAGAACACACTATAAAcactcattttattattattattattattattattattattattattattattattattattattattattattattattggcacgGTGGTTAGCGTtactgcctcacagctccagggtcctgggttcgagtctggcctcaggggtctgtctgtgtagagtttgcatgttctccctgtgttcacgtgggttttctctgggtactctaGTTTCCTCCCatagtccaaagacatgctggctaggtggactggcctctctaaattgccccttagttgctctgcgatggactggcatcccatccagggtgtagagTCTCACCTTGCACCCCTGTGTCTgtcgggttaggctctggctcaccgcaaccctctataggattaagcggttatagataatggatggattattattattattattattattattattattattattattatcattattattattattattattattgtctcctcTCTTCTTCACAGTTGACATTTTGACTCTGGACCTCGATACAGCACACCCCCGGCTCACCCTGCCTGTGGATGAGAAACAAGTGAGAGGGAAAAGGCAGGATTATAACAATCCCCAGAGATTTGATTACAGGCGCTGTGTGCTGGGCAAGGAGGACttcacctcagggagacactactgggagCTGGGGGTGGGAGAGAATACATTctggagattaggagtcagcagagagtctgcccCGAGGAAGGAGGAGTTCAGCATGaccccccagcagggttactggactgtgggGTGGGATGGAGATGAAGATAAAGATGAGTTCATTGCTCTCACTGACccccagacccccctccccctgagcctgaagccccagaagctgggggtgtatctggattatgaggaaggaTGGCTCTCCTTTTAcgatgtggagaccagatctcacatctacactttcactgacatggagttcaatcccaatgagaaactctatccattcttctgGACGATAGAATACAATGACCTTGTGCTGGTGTCCCCGGGGAAGATGAATGACAGCTCTTTCTTTCTTCTAGTCTGGAAATGGATTCTTGCTGCATCAGGTACTGATTCACTTTACTACTTGTTTGCTAGAGGCTGATGTGcttgttgatttattatttatttctataactCCTATCTGGtttgaagtgttacagaacaccctttaGTGTTTTCAACAAACGCACAGCTAGCCATTGcttttcataataataacaacatgggtcatgcaggttttattattttatagtattgAACAGTTCATGTCATAATAAAAAGTCTgcagttgttacaataacagcaGTGTATAAGTTTAAATTATTACAGAACACGCTTTAGTGTTTATAACAAACACACTCTTACTATTGCTGTCTCCTGTGCTAAACGCATTGCTGAGATATCTTCACAACATTATATCAATTGAtagtttgatatttttattcgcATAAATTAACTGAGAATTGAAGGCGATGGCAaaacacagtgtgaggattgtgtcacacctccatgtgtacctgcctgactcttcacacagtgcgaggattgtgtcacacctccatgtgtacctgcctgactcttcacacagtgtgaggattgtgtcacacctccatgtgtacctgcctgactcttcacacagtgtgaggattgtgtcacacctccatgtgtacctgcctgactcttcacacagtgtgaggattgtgtcacacctccatgtgtacctgcctgactcttcacacagtgtgaggattgtgtcacacctccatgtgtacctgcctgactcttcacacagtgtgaggattgtgtcacacctccatgtgtacctgcctgactcttcacacagtgtgaggattgtgtcacacctccatgtgtacctgcctgactcttcacacagtgtgaggattgtgtcacacctccatgtgtacctgcctgactcttcacacagtgtgaggattgtgtcacacctccatgtgtacctgcctgactcttcacacagtgtgaggattgtgtcacacctccatgtgtacctgcctgactcttcacacagtctgaggattgtgtcacacctccatgtgtacctgcctgactcttcacacagcgtgaggattgtgtcacacctccatgtgtacctgcctgactcttcacacagtgtgaggattgtgtcacacctccatgtgtacctgcctgactcttcacacagtgtgaggattgtgtcacacctccatgtgtacctgcctgactcttcacacagtgtgaggattgtgtcacacctccatgtgtacctgcctgactcttcacacttgttctgttttaaataggGATGTGCATGATGCTGATACAGTGTAGTGATATTCATTAGGATCGCAAATCATTCTACACACTATGAAGAGTCTGAAAAATAACAATGATGAGATTTTAGTTGTGCAgctatttagttttaaattgaacATTCTGAAATGGTTCATATAAATGTCATGGATGCTGATaggcaggggttcacataactggaaCGCAGCTACGCACGCgcaccaataaaaacaaatacggaCTTCCATACCATCAGTGCATTTCTAACAGGAAAGCATGTTTCATCCAGGCAGCGAGGGTGCGTATTATCTGGCTGTGACTCATACCTGCCTTTCTGTTGGTTTTCTATTGAGTCTTATGGTCTCTGAGATCTTTCAATGATCTCTGGGTAACTGAGCTTATTATCACTGATCATAACtaaataccagtccccatatttcactttaGGCCGGAGGGTTCCAATTCACTAAAGTCCCGCCCtgctagcgctatcattggctgcttcaagatttaataaaacaaaatgaaaagcaataggtggaatcactccagttcataaCATCAGTCATTTCTTTTAATGGAcacttgaagcagccaatgatagcagaGATCTCGGTTTAGCTGTCCACTCAGAGAAGAGGGGTGTAGTTCCGGGGAGTGGCATTGTGAAAGCTCACTGACGCTTCACTTCCCAGACTGAGCGCGGATGAGAGGAGGAGTCGATGCTTGAGAGCCGTTACATTTAAAcatgagtttaaaaaatacatttacttcagcattttactttaaatagcagcggtgtggagtagcggttagggctctggactcttgaccagagggtcgtgggttcaatccctggtggagacactgctgctgtacccttgagcaaggtactttacctagattgttccagtaaaaacccaactgtataaatgggtaattgtatgcaaaaataatgtgatattgtaagtcgccctggataagggtgtctgctaagaaataaataataataaaataataataaaataacattttgttccctcagttatatcctACTATAGATACTGTTGTGCTGTCAAGCTAACGTGTTTAACAGCACTAATAcagtgaagaagtgttttgtttcttgcttttgaatccccagggctggaatgtggtggtaggatattgaaataaacagagactgtgagatgatttgttaaattgtaataaccagcaatccggactcctagttaaacattcagaaactctagttgttgtctctgacactgccattaaccctttaaggacgtgATGGTgtaacacaatcatactgaagtgtcattctgggcccgtgatcgggtaaacacgattaAAACACACTTCGTTTCTTTCACTTGCTGggacaccatactttgcagtacagcttgttaatgCATGTCGTTGGATAGGGGAGGGGTTGAACTTCACTGCCTGATTGGTTGTTTATtcatgtgatgtcactgagacgggcgtttcatttttaaagggcggAGACACTTACAGCGCcacgcagaaacaaaacatcacaggaacttgtttagagctaatgcTAAAACACTGTCAATCCGGTGTGTTTGACtgatagttatattagaacatgtattctgtttcgcgttttaatatatatatatatatatatatatatatatatatatatatatatatatatatattgaaaaggagaggagaaagtgtgtTTAGTTGTAATGCCCCAGATTGTGAACTCACTGTGAAGTGAAGATCACATGTAGACACTGCAGGGCTCCATATGTTACACTTTGACatgcatctagagaactgctgatctgattgtgatgaaacttggtacagacattcttTATACACATTATTAAGAGTGTCACAATCTGGAGCCTGTCTGCACCTCTCCTCTCATGAGTGTACCCCTCCCTctatccttctctcctctcctctcctcttctcctcagtggggatgcatatcccagtGTATACTCGAGGCTGGGCTTCTGATTGTCAGTGTTTTAcccgacttttctactctgcTTTAAGAATTCATCTGATCCCTGTGAAGCAGTTTGtgtctctcaatcacaactgagaaacgtgttcatAGTAAACTTGATtcattctgtgaaacaactaaatgggcttttcaatcagccaagccttcattttcattacaagcaGGACGTGTAAACGAGATCGCgacatgttaataagagactcctctttattaaagctagaatgaacaatacagtattttatgctggactcactttattacaatcgctgtgcgtgactgtattgacattaataaagaggagtcgcttctgctttgcaatgaaaaagtaagacttatgatttaaaagcccatttagtagAAAAAAACGTAAATTCAATCATTTGTACAGTTGTGATTGAGAAGCACGAATTGTTTAAATTCTTAAGGAGATGAGAAAACTAAGGGTGAAAAAACAGAAATCCGAAGCCCTAATTATGTTTATGTGCAAATGCCCCGCCTCTCATTCCCTCAtatcctcccctctcccctctcccctccctctcctctacccctctctcctctcccccctctctgtcctctccctactctcctctcccctctctatcctctcccctctacctccctctgtcccctctctctcctctccagtcctctcttctcccctctctagcCTCTACCTCCCTCTTGCCACTCTCTTCCACAAATCTCTCGTCTCCTCCCTTCTTTCTCCTCCCTCTGccaccctctccctccctctctcccctctctctcatcttccatctctctcctccccctccctccctctcctctcccctctctctcctcccctctctccctccgtcTTCTCAATTCAGTtgaattcaaaggtgctttatttgaATGACAGACATTACATTACATATCATAAGaacaatataattacaataacaataacaacaaaaatcaTAACAATGATcataattattatattaataataactctaacaaatataataatttgGAAGGTGTCAGTAAGGTTAGTGATTTCAGGAGAGCCAGTTGCTTTATTGAAttcctctgtgctgtttggagcccatttaTAAGTATGGTTCAGATGGTACAGCTTGCATGGCTGTATTAGTGTGTT
This genomic window contains:
- the LOC131727458 gene encoding E3 ubiquitin-protein ligase TRIM39-like → MNATKSTSEALRELEEDITELHRDLKEEFISLERCVLVIREVGTVRTSQTDGEVHFSGEMCAGYRGESVKREVLKSEWKWIRSSAVDILTLDLDTAHPRLTLPVDEKQVRGKRQDYNNPQRFDYRRCVLGKEDFTSGRHYWELGVGENTFWRLGVSRESAPRKEEFSMTPQQGYWTVGWDGDEDKDEFIALTDPQTPLPLSLKPQKLGVYLDYEEGWLSFYDVETRSHIYTFTDMEFNPNEKLYPFFWTIEYNDLVLVSPGKMNDSSFFLLVWKWILAASGTDSLYYLFARG